From the Burkholderia ubonensis subsp. mesacidophila genome, the window ATGTTGTCCGCGTAGAGGATCGCCTTGCCGTTCACGTTGCGCGCCGCGCGGCCGATCGTCTGGATCAGCGAGCGCTCGGCCCGCAGGAAGCCTTCCTTGTCCGCGTCGAGGATCGCGACGAGCGACACTTCCGGAATGTCGAGCCCTTCCCGCAGCAGGTTGATCCCGACCAGCACATCGAACGTGCCGAGCCGCAGGTCGCGGATGATCTCGACGCGCTCGACCGTGTCGATGTCGCTGTGCAGGTAGCGCACCTTCACGCCGTGATCGGCGAGGAATTCGGTGAGCTGCTCGGCCATCCGCTTAGTCAGCACGGTGATCAGCACGCGCTCCCCGGCCTTCACGCGCGCGTTGATCTCGGTCAGCACGTCGTCAACCTGCGAGCTCGCCGGCCGCACTTCGATTTCCGGATCGACGAGGCCGGTCGGCCGCACGACCTGCTCCGCGATCTGCCCGGTCACGCGCTTCTCGTAGTCGGCCGGCGTCGCCGACACGAAGACCACCTGGCGCATCTTGCGCTCGAATTCGGGGAACTTGAGCGGCCGGTTGTCGAGCGCCGACGGCAGCCGGAACCCGTAGTTGACAAGGTTCTCCTTGCGCGCGCGGTCGCCGTTGTACATGCCGTTCAGCTGGCCGATCAGCACGTGCGACTCGTCGAGCAGCATCAGCGCGTCGGGCGGCAGGTAATCGACGAGCGTCGGCGGCGGCTCGCCCGGCGCGGCGCCGGAAAAGTGCCGCGAGTAGTTCTCGATGCCCTTGCAGAAACCGAGCTCCTGCAGCATCTCGAGATCGAACCGGGTGCGCTGCTCGAGGCGCTGCGCCTCGACGAGCTTGTTGTCGCTGTGGAAAAACTCGAGGCGTTCGCGCAGCTCGTCCTTGATCGTCTCGACCGCGCGCATCACGGTGTCGCGCGGCGTCACGTAGTGCGACGACGGATACACGGTGAAGCGCGGAATCTTCTGCCGCACGCGGCCGGTCAGCGGGTCGAACAGCTGCAGTGTCTCGACCTCGTCGTCGAACAGCTCGACGCGCACGGCCATCTCAGCGTGTTCGGCCGGGAAGATGTCGATCGTGTCGCCGCGCACGCGGAACGTGCCGCGCTGGAAATCCTGCTCGTTGCGCGTGTACTGCATCGCGATCAGCCGGGCGATCACTTCGCGCTGGCCGAGCTTGTCGCCCGTGCGCAGCGTCAGGATCATCTGGTGGTATTCGGACGGGTTGCCGATACCGTAGATCGCCGACACCGTCGCGACGATCACCACGTCGCGACGCTCCATCAGGCTCTTCGTCGCTGACAGCCGCATCTGCTCGATGTGCTCGTTGATCGACGAGTCCTTCTCGATGAACAGGTCGCGCTGCGGCACGTACGCTTCCGGCTGGTAGTAGTCGTAGTACGACACAAAGTACTCGACCGCATTGCGCGGGAAGAACTCGCGGAACTCCGCGTAGAGCTGGGCGGCGAGCGTCTTGTTCGGCGCGAACACGATCGCCGGGCGGCCGAGTCGCGCGATCGTGTTCGCCATCGTGTAGGTCTTGCCCGAACCGGTCACGCCGAGCAGCGTCTGGAACGAGAGACCGTCCTCGATGCCTTCGACGAGCGTCGCGATCGCGGTCGGCTGGTCGCCGGCAGGCGGATACGGTTGATACAGCTGGAATGGCGACCCTTCGAAGGTCACGAATTTCGATTCGTCGAGCGCGTCGCCGACGTCGGCATGATGTTCGGACATGGAATGCGGCCGGAACGAAGACAAAAGAGCATTCTAGCGCTTCGCGGACGGACGGACTGCTGCCGGCTCCTGACGCGCACGGACGGCCACCAGGCGCCATTCGACGCGTCACGATGCGAAAAAAAGCCGCGAATTCGCTACAATGACGAACTGCTGCGCTTTCGGCGTCGTGCCCGTCCGCGCGCGGCCTGCCGCGCCCCCGCCCGATGAAAGCCTGACCCTCTTTTCACTACTGCCGAACCATCATGTCGCTCTTCTCCGCTGTCCAGCTTGCTCCCCGCGACCCGATCCTGGGCCTGAACGAAGCCTTCAACGCCGATACCCGTACGACCAAGGTCAACCTCGGCGTCGGCGTGTACACGAACGAGGAAGGCAAGATTCCGCTGCTGCGCGCGGTCCGTGAAGCAGAGAAGGCACGCGTCGACGCCGGCCTGCCGCGCGGCTACCTGCCGATCGACGGCATCGCCGCCTACGATGCCGCCGTACAGAAGCTGCTGCTCGGCAACGACTCGCCGCTGATCGCCGCGGGCCGCGTGATTACGGCTCAGGCACTGGGCGGCACGGGCGCGCTGAAGATCGGCGCCGATTTCCTGCGCACGCTGAACCCGAACGCGAAGGTCGCGATCAGCGATCCGAGCTGGGAAAACCACCGCGCGCTGTTCGAAGCGGCCGGCTTCGAAGTCGTCGCCTACCCGTACTACGACGCGCAGACCAACGGCGTGAACTTCGAAGGCATGCTGTCGGCGCTGAACGGCTACGAGCCGGGCACGATCGTCGTGCTGCACGCGTGCTGCCACAACCCGACCGGCGTGGACCTGACCGACGCGCAATGGCAGCAGGTCGTCGATGTCGTCAAGGCGCGCAACCTCGTGCCGTTCCTCGACATCGCGTATCAAGGCTTCGGCGACAGCATCGACGCCGATGCGGCAGCCGTGCGACTGTTCGCCGCAGCCGACCTGAACGCATTCGTGTCGTCGTCGTTCTCGAAGTCGTTCTCGCTGTATGGCGAGCGCGTCGGCGCGCTGTCGATCATCACGTCGAGCAAGGACGAAGGCACGCGCGTGCTGTCGCAGCTCAAGCGCGTGATCCGCACGAACTACTCGAACCCGCCGACGCACGGTGGCGCGGTGGTTGCCGCGGTGCTCGCGTCGCCGGAACTGCACGCATCGTGGGTGCAGGAACTCGGCGAAATGCGCGACCGCATCCGCGCGATGCGCAATGGTCTCGTCGAGCGCCTGAAGGCGAGCGGCGTCGACCGCGACTTCAGCTTCATCAATGCGCAGCGCGGCATGTTCTCGTACTCGGGCCTGACGTCGGCGCAAGTCGACCGCCTGCGTGACGAGTTCGGCATCTACGCGGTCGGCACGGGTCGGATCTGCGTCGCCGCGCTGAACACGCGCAACCTCGACGTCGTCGCCAACGCGGTCGCGGCCGTCCTGAAGTAATTCGCCGGCACGCAAGACGGCATCGTCCGGTGCCGTCCCGCCGACATGAAAAACGCGCTCCACGGAGCGCGTTTTCTTTTGCGGCATACCGGCGGCGATCCGCGCGGCTTACTGCATGAACCAGCCGTGGCTGACGACGACGGACTGGCCGGTCAGCGCGGCGCTCGGGAACGCCGACAGGAACAGCACCGTCTGCGCGACGTCCTGCACCGTCGTGAACACGCCGTCGACCGTGTTGCCGAGCATCACCTTCTTCACCACTTCGTCCTCGCTGATCCCGAGCTCCTTCGCCTGCTCCGGAATCTGCTTGTCGACGAGCGGCGTGCGCACGAAGCCCGGGCACACGACGTGCGAGCGCACGTTGTGCTTCGCGCCTTCCTTCGCCAGCACGCGTGCGAGACCCAGCAGCCCGTGCTTCGCGGTCACGTAGGCCGACTTCAGCGGCGATGCCTCGTGCGAGTGCACCGAGCCCATGTAGATCACGACGCCGCCGCGGTCGTCCTTGTACATGTGCTTGAGCGCCGCCTTGGTGGTCAGGAACGCGCCGTCGACGTGGATCGCCTGCATCTTCTTCCAGTCGGCGAACGCGTAGTTCTCGATCGGGTTGACGATCTGGATGCCCGCGTTCGACACGAGGATATCGACCGAGCCGAACGTTTCGGCCACCTTGTCGATGCCGCTGTTGACGGCGTCCTCGTTCGTCACGTCCATCGCGACGCCGATCGCCTTGCCGCCCGCCTGCTTGATTGCCTCGGCGACGGCGTTCGCGCCGTCCTGGTTCAGGTCGGCGATCGCCACCGCCGCGCCCGCCTTTGCCAGTTCCAGCGCGATTTCCTTGCCGATGCCGCTCGCGGCGCCCGTCACCACCGCCACCTTGCCGCTCAAATCCGCTGCCATGCACGTCTCCTTCGATCCTGGGTCAATAAAGCGCCGGTCCGCCGCGCGGGTGCGCGAGCGCCGGCGGGCAAGCCGCTATTGTGCATGATCCGCTTCCGCCATTCGCGCCCAAAGCGTCTAAGCTTAAGGTCGGTCCTGTCACGCAGGAGGCACGCATGAACTATCGACGACTCGGCCGCGCCGGGCTGCAGGTCAGCGAGCTCTCGCTCGGCTCATGGGTCACGTACGGCAACCAGGTGGACCAGCGCGCGGCGCGCGAGTGCCTCGCGGCAGCACGCGATGCCGGCGTCAATTTCTTCGACAACGCCGAGGTCTATGCGGGCGGCGCGTCCGAGGAAATCATGGGACACGCGCTCAAGTCGCTCGGCTGGCCGCGCGTCAGCTATGTCATATCGACGAAGTTCTTCTGGGGGCTCGCCGAGGCGCCGAACCAATACCACACGCTGAATCGGAAATATCTGCTGAACGCGATCGACGGGTCGCTGCAACGGCTGCAGCTCGACTACGTCGACCTCGTCTACTGTCACCGGCCGGACCCGCAGACGCCGATCGAGGAAACCGTCTGGGCGATGAGCGACATGATCGCGCGCGGCAAGGCGCTGTACTGGGGGACGTCCGAATGGAGCGCGGACGAGATCCGCGCGGCGTGCGAGATCGCCGAACGGCATCACCTGCGCAAGCCGGTCGTCGAGCAGCCGCAATACAACCTGTTCCATCGCACGCGGGTCGAGCAGGAATATGCACGCCTCTACGATGATTACGGCCTCGGCCTCACGACCTGGAGCCCGCTGGCGTCGGGCCTCCTGACCGGCAAGTATCGGCACGGGGTGCCGCCCGGCAGCCGCGCGCAAGTGCAGGGCTACGACTGGCTGCGCGAGAGGCTGACCGACCCGGTCCGAAACGATATCGTCGAAAGGCTCGGCAGGGTCGCCGCGGAACTCGGCTGCAGCGTCGGCCAGTTGGCAATCGCGTGGGTGCTGGCCAATCCGCGCGTGAGTTCGGTCATCACCGGCGCGTCGCGGATCGAGCAGATCGCCGACAACATGCGTGCGCTCGACGTCGTTGCGAAGCTGACGCCGGACGTCCTCGAGCGCATCGAGGATCTGGTCGGCACCGCGTACGACTAAGGCGATCGTCGGACACTCGCGTACAATACGCGGCCGCATCGACGCCCGCCTCGCCGGCCGCACCTAGCCGGTCGCACCTAGCCGGCCGCGTTCGATCGACAGGTTTTCATTGATTCACTTCCGTTCCAGGCAGCCCGCCATGCTCAGTTATCGTCACGGTTTTCACGCAGGCAATCACGCAGACGTGCTCAAGCACGCCGTCGTCGTCCAGCTGCTGCGCTATCTGAACAAGAAAGACAAGTCGTACTGGTATGTCGATACGCACGCGGGCGCGGGCGTGTATTCGCTCCGCGAAGGCTATGCGGCCAAGACCTCGGAATTCGACACCGGCATCGCTCGCCTGTGGAATGACAAGAACCTGCCGCCGGTGCTGGCCGAGTACCTCGACGAAGTCCGGGCATTGAACGACGACGGCGAATTGCGCTACTACCCTGGCTCGCCGTATCTCGCCTGGCGGCTGATGCGCGAACAGGACCGGATGCGGCTGTTCGAGATGCACAGCACCGAAATCGACGTGCTACGCCACAATTTTCGCGACGCCGGCCGACGCGCGATGATCTTTTCCGGCGACGGATTCGAGGGCATCAAGGCGCTGCTGCCGCCCGCGCCGCGCCGTGCGCTCGTGCTGATCGACCCGTCCTACGAGGACAAGAAGGATTACGCACGGACGCTGGCATGCGTCACGGAATGCCTGAAGCGGTTCGCGACGGGATGCTATGCGATCTGGTACCCGCAGGTCGCCCGCACGGAATCGCAGCGTTTCGCCGAGCAACTGAAACGGTTGCAACCGGACAACTGGCTGCACCTGACGCTGACAGTGTCGAATCCGCCGGCGGACGGGCTCGGGCTGTATGGCAGCGGGATGTTCATCCTGAATCCGCCTTTCACCCTCGTGGAAAACATGAGGGAAACGCTGCCCTACCTCGTCGAAACACTCGGACAAGACGGCGGCGCCCGGTGCGAAATCGAGCACCGGGGCAACTGAGCGCCGCGCCGCTCGGCTATGGCTGGCGCGGCTGAGGTTGCGGCGCCGGGAGCGGTTGACCGGCAGGCGGCGCACCCCAGCCCGGGACGTTGATGTACGGTGCGACGAACAACGGAACCGACGAATTCGGCGCCCGCTCGGCCGGCGCTCGCATTCTCGCTGGCTCGACGATCGGTTCACGCGACAGCGGCGCGGTCTGCAAAATCAGTCCGCCCTTTCCGTCCTGGATCCCGCGTTGTGTGTCGAGAATCAACGGCTGCGAGGCCGTCGCGGCAAAACCGGCCAGTGCGTGAATGAACAACGCGCCGGCCAGACCAACGCGCACAAGTGATACATCGTACCCATCAGCGATACGCAAGCGCATGATGTAGCCCTTCAGGTTGCAAAACAGGCCCATACCATAACGCCACGCGGCCGGCTTCACCAGATACATCGCACAAAAAACAAAGCCCCGTCGATACGGGGCTTGCTTTATGTTCGGCGCCACCGGCGCCTGATGGCAACTCCGATTACAGCGAGTAGCCATTCGTTTCCAGCGAGCGGATACGCTGCTCGAGCTGGACGATGTCCGACGACGTCGCCAGATAGGCCTCACGGCGCTCGCGCTCTGCGGATTCGAACCAGGTGCTCAGCTTTTCAACGATGTAGGCAATCATGATGTTCTCCAAGGAAGGGGGAACCCTGGCGAATCGGACTTCAGGGATTTCCCGTATAGGGTTATCCCGAATTATAGCGATGCCGCACCAAGATGCCAGTGAAATGGTTGCATGGAAGCCATTCCAAATTGGAATGTCGCGTCGGAAGCGCCTCGCAACCCTTTGATTTTATTGAAATCCCAACAATCCCCCTGTTCATCCCCTTGAGGCCATGCACTATTCTGGTTCGGAAACGGGGTCAGCAAGGCGCGCCAAAATCGGGCATTCCGGCCGCTCGTCGCCACTGCAGTGTGCGGCCAGGTCGGCCAGCGTATTGCGCATGTCGGTCAATTCCGCGATGCGTTCGTCGAGCTCGGCGACGTGCCCAAGCGCGATCGACTTCACCTCGGCGCTGGCACGAGATCGGTCTTGCCAGAGCGTCAGCAACTTGCGGATATCTTCGACGAGGAAGCCGAGGTGTCTGGCCTGACGAATGAAACGCAGGACATGGATTTCGTCTGCGCCGTAGATCCGATAACCGGAGTCGCTCCGTTTCGCCGGCATGAAAAGACCGACCTGCTCGTAATAGCGGATCATTTTTGTGCTGACCCCGGATGCGCGCGATGCATCGCCGATGTTCATTCCACACCCTCTCGTCGAGTACACGTTTCGATTTGCGAAGCGCCGCCCTTCGTGTTCCCGGCGGCATCTTGATCGTATCAAATCATGTGGATTCATTCCGAGCCGGGTGGCGTGGCTTGAGGCAGAGGGTTTCGCACCATTGCATACATTTCTGGCGCTGGAAATGCAAAAACCCCCGCCGGATGGGCGGGGGTTTCTGGCTAAGGGAGCCTGACGATTACCTACTTTCACACGGGAATCCGCACTATCATCGGCGTAGAGTCGTTTCACGGTCCTGTTCGGGATGGGAAGGGGTGGGACCGACTCGCTATGGTCATCAGGCAAAGAGGGTTGTCGCGCGGCTTCGCAGCGCGACCAATCTGGGAAGAAGCAGTAATCTTGGGTTGTGCGTATCAGCACATCGCGGTCATTCAACCGCTCTGTAAAACAGACTTGTTATAGGATCAAGCCTTACGGGCAATTAGTATCAGTTAGCTGAACGCATTACTGCGCTTACACACCTGACCTATCAACGTCCTGGTCTCGAACGACCCTTCAAGGGGATCTAGTCCCCAGGGATATCTCATCTTAAGGCGAGTTTCCCGCTTAGATGCTTTCAGCGGTTATCTCTTCCGAACATAGCTACCCGGCGATGCCACTGGCGTGACAACCGGTACACCAGAGGTTCGTCCACTCCGGTCCTCTCGTACTAGGAGCAGCCCCCTTCAAATATCCAACGCCCACGGCAGATAGGGACCAAACTGTCTCACGACGTTTTAAACCCAGCTCACGTACCTCTTTAAATGGCGAACAGCCATACCCTTGGGACCGGCTACAGCCCCAGGATGAGATGAGCCGACATCGAGGTGCCAAACACCGCCGTCGATATGAACTCTTGGGCGGTATCAGCCTGTTATCCCCAGAGTACCTTTTATCCGTTGAGCGATGGCCCTTCCATACAGAACCACCGGATCACTATGACCTGCTTTCGCACCTGCTCGACTTGTCGGTCTCGCAGTTAAGCACGCTTATGCCATTGCACTATCAGCACGATTTCCGACCGTACCTAGCGTACCTTCGTACTCCTCCGTTACGCTTTGGGAGGAGACCGCCCCAGTCAAACTGCCTACCATGCACTGTCCCCGACCCGGATCACGGGCCAAGGTTAGAACCTCAAACAAACCAGGGTGGTATTTCAAGGACGGCTCCACCGAAACTAGCGTTCCGGTTTCATAGCCTCCCACCTATCCTACACAGATCGGTTCAAAGTCCAATGCAAAGCTACAGTAAAGGTTCATGGGGTCTTTCCGTCTAGCCGCGGGTAGATTGCATCATCACAAACACTTCAACTTCGCTGAGTCTCGGGAGGAGACAGTGTGGCCATCGTTACGCCATTCGTGCAGGTCGGAACTTACCCGACAAGGAATTTCGCTACCTTAGGACCGTTATAGTTACGGCCGCCGTTTACCGGGACTTCAATCAAGAGCTTGCACCCCATCATTTAATCTTCCGGCACCGGGCAGGCGTCACACCCTATACGTCCACTTTCGTGTTTGCAGAGTGCTGTGTTTTTATTAAACAGTCGCAGCCACCAGTTTATTGCAACCCCTTCACCCTCCTGGCGCAGGCCAGTCAAGCTACAAGGGCGTACCTTATCCCGAAGTTACGGTACCAATTTGCCGAGTTCCTTCTCCCGAGTTCTCTCAAGCGCCTTAGAATACTCATCTCGCCCACCTGTGTCGGTTTGCGGTACGGTCATCGTTAGACTGAAGCTTAGAGGCTTTTCTTGGAACCACTTCCAATTGCTTCGCTCCCTAAGGAGCTCGCGCCACACCCTTGAATCCTGCGCCCGGATTTGCCTAAGCGCCTTCTCCAATGCAGCGACCGGGACTTCCAACACCCGGACAACCTTCCGCGATCCGTCCCCCCATCGCATCTAACAATGGTGCAGGAATATTGACCTGCTTCCCATCAGCTACGCATTTCTGCCTCGCCTTAGGGGCCGACTCACCCTACGCCGATGAACGTTGCGTAGGAAACCTTGGGCTTACGGCGAGGGGGCCTTTCACCCCCTTTATCGCTACTCATGTCAGCATTCGCACTTCCGATACCTCCAGCACCCTTTACAAGGCACCTTCGCAGGCTTACGGAACGCTCTCCTACCATGCGAGCAAAGCTCGCATCCGCAGCTTCGGTATATAGCTTAGCCCCGTTACATCTTCCGCGCAGGACGACTCGATCAGTGAGCTATTACGCTTTCTTTAAAGGGTGGCTGCTTCTAAGCCAACCTCCTGACTGTTTTAGCCTTCCCACTTCGTTTCCCACTTAGCTATATTTGGGGACCTTAGCTGGCGGTCTGGGTTGTTTCCCTCTTGACACCGGACGTTAGCACCCGATGTCTGTCTCCCGTGATTGCACTCTTCGGTATTCGGAGTTTGCTATGGCGGGGTAATCTGCAATAGACCCCCCAACCATGACAGTGCTCTACCCCCGAAGGTGAGACACGAGGCACTACCTAAATAGTTTTCGGAGAGAACCAGCTATTTCCAAGTTTGTTTAGCCTTTCACCCCTATCCACAGCTCATCCCCTAACTTTTCAACGTTAGTGGGTTCGGACCTCCAGTACGTGTTACCGCACCTTCATCCTGGCCATGGATAGATCACTTGGTTTCGGGTCTACGCCCAGCAACTGAACGCCCTATTCGGACTCGCTTTCGCTACGCCTGCCCTATACGGTTAAGCTTGCTACTGAACGTAAGTCGCTGACCCATTATACAAAAGGTACGCCGTCACCCCTTACGAGGCTCCGACTGTTTGTATGCATGCGGTTTCAGGATCTATTTCACTCCCCTCCCGGGGTTCTTTTCGCCTTTCCCTCACGGTACTGGTTCACTATCGGTCGATCACGAGTATTTAGCCTTGGAGGATGGTCCCCCCATCTTCAGACAGGATTTCACGTGTCCCGCCCTACTTGTCGTACACCTAGTTCTTTCATACTGTTTTCGCCTACAGGGCTATCACCTGCTATGGCCGCACTTTCCAGAGCGTTCGGCTAACAATACAAATAAAGAGTACAAGGCTCATCCCATTTCGCTCGCCACTACTTTGGGAATCTCGGTTGATTTCTTTTCCTGCGGTTACTTAGATGTTTCAGTTCACCGCGTTCGCTTCACTAGACCTATGTATTCAGTCTAGGATGACCCAAAAGGGCCGGGTTTCCCCATTCGGACATCTACGGATCAAAGCTCGTTTGCCAGCTCCCCGTAGCTTTTCGCAGGCTACCGCGTCCTTCATCGCCTGTGATCGCCAAGGCATCCACCACATGCACTTGTTCGCTTGACCCTATAACGAGTCTGTCTTGCGACGACTGTTACAGGTTGAGTTCTCGCGTTGTGCCGTATTCCAATTGATGTCGGTCCAGCGTTAGCGCTTTAGCGCTTACGCTGGCCCCACTCC encodes:
- the uvrB gene encoding excinuclease ABC subunit UvrB — its product is MSEHHADVGDALDESKFVTFEGSPFQLYQPYPPAGDQPTAIATLVEGIEDGLSFQTLLGVTGSGKTYTMANTIARLGRPAIVFAPNKTLAAQLYAEFREFFPRNAVEYFVSYYDYYQPEAYVPQRDLFIEKDSSINEHIEQMRLSATKSLMERRDVVIVATVSAIYGIGNPSEYHQMILTLRTGDKLGQREVIARLIAMQYTRNEQDFQRGTFRVRGDTIDIFPAEHAEMAVRVELFDDEVETLQLFDPLTGRVRQKIPRFTVYPSSHYVTPRDTVMRAVETIKDELRERLEFFHSDNKLVEAQRLEQRTRFDLEMLQELGFCKGIENYSRHFSGAAPGEPPPTLVDYLPPDALMLLDESHVLIGQLNGMYNGDRARKENLVNYGFRLPSALDNRPLKFPEFERKMRQVVFVSATPADYEKRVTGQIAEQVVRPTGLVDPEIEVRPASSQVDDVLTEINARVKAGERVLITVLTKRMAEQLTEFLADHGVKVRYLHSDIDTVERVEIIRDLRLGTFDVLVGINLLREGLDIPEVSLVAILDADKEGFLRAERSLIQTIGRAARNVNGKAILYADNMTDSMKRAIGETERRRAKQIAYNEQMGITPRGVVKRIKDIIDGVYNADEARAELKEAQQRAKFEDMSEKQIAKEIKRLEKQMADYAKNLEFEKAAATRDQLALLRERVFGANVGDHVSGVR
- a CDS encoding amino acid aminotransferase — its product is MSLFSAVQLAPRDPILGLNEAFNADTRTTKVNLGVGVYTNEEGKIPLLRAVREAEKARVDAGLPRGYLPIDGIAAYDAAVQKLLLGNDSPLIAAGRVITAQALGGTGALKIGADFLRTLNPNAKVAISDPSWENHRALFEAAGFEVVAYPYYDAQTNGVNFEGMLSALNGYEPGTIVVLHACCHNPTGVDLTDAQWQQVVDVVKARNLVPFLDIAYQGFGDSIDADAAAVRLFAAADLNAFVSSSFSKSFSLYGERVGALSIITSSKDEGTRVLSQLKRVIRTNYSNPPTHGGAVVAAVLASPELHASWVQELGEMRDRIRAMRNGLVERLKASGVDRDFSFINAQRGMFSYSGLTSAQVDRLRDEFGIYAVGTGRICVAALNTRNLDVVANAVAAVLK
- a CDS encoding 3-hydroxybutyrate dehydrogenase: MAADLSGKVAVVTGAASGIGKEIALELAKAGAAVAIADLNQDGANAVAEAIKQAGGKAIGVAMDVTNEDAVNSGIDKVAETFGSVDILVSNAGIQIVNPIENYAFADWKKMQAIHVDGAFLTTKAALKHMYKDDRGGVVIYMGSVHSHEASPLKSAYVTAKHGLLGLARVLAKEGAKHNVRSHVVCPGFVRTPLVDKQIPEQAKELGISEDEVVKKVMLGNTVDGVFTTVQDVAQTVLFLSAFPSAALTGQSVVVSHGWFMQ
- a CDS encoding potassium channel beta subunit family protein, with the protein product MNYRRLGRAGLQVSELSLGSWVTYGNQVDQRAARECLAAARDAGVNFFDNAEVYAGGASEEIMGHALKSLGWPRVSYVISTKFFWGLAEAPNQYHTLNRKYLLNAIDGSLQRLQLDYVDLVYCHRPDPQTPIEETVWAMSDMIARGKALYWGTSEWSADEIRAACEIAERHHLRKPVVEQPQYNLFHRTRVEQEYARLYDDYGLGLTTWSPLASGLLTGKYRHGVPPGSRAQVQGYDWLRERLTDPVRNDIVERLGRVAAELGCSVGQLAIAWVLANPRVSSVITGASRIEQIADNMRALDVVAKLTPDVLERIEDLVGTAYD
- a CDS encoding 23S rRNA (adenine(2030)-N(6))-methyltransferase RlmJ; the encoded protein is MLSYRHGFHAGNHADVLKHAVVVQLLRYLNKKDKSYWYVDTHAGAGVYSLREGYAAKTSEFDTGIARLWNDKNLPPVLAEYLDEVRALNDDGELRYYPGSPYLAWRLMREQDRMRLFEMHSTEIDVLRHNFRDAGRRAMIFSGDGFEGIKALLPPAPRRALVLIDPSYEDKKDYARTLACVTECLKRFATGCYAIWYPQVARTESQRFAEQLKRLQPDNWLHLTLTVSNPPADGLGLYGSGMFILNPPFTLVENMRETLPYLVETLGQDGGARCEIEHRGN
- a CDS encoding DUF3563 family protein; the protein is MIAYIVEKLSTWFESAERERREAYLATSSDIVQLEQRIRSLETNGYSL
- the cueR gene encoding Cu(I)-responsive transcriptional regulator, with protein sequence MNIGDASRASGVSTKMIRYYEQVGLFMPAKRSDSGYRIYGADEIHVLRFIRQARHLGFLVEDIRKLLTLWQDRSRASAEVKSIALGHVAELDERIAELTDMRNTLADLAAHCSGDERPECPILARLADPVSEPE